In the Harmonia axyridis chromosome 3, icHarAxyr1.1, whole genome shotgun sequence genome, one interval contains:
- the LOC123674833 gene encoding protein OPI10 homolog, which produces MFGVIVSGRLVQTEFQPISHSQFLTTIPDADNINHVVVFLTGISPFPEGTAGQVYFSWPDPNAPPNWQVLGHISNTKPSAIFKISTLKKLHEMNSFSNTMFGQSNICHNAQIGISIEPLMNITEVPSPSGPANNITFAQKMLENFMNYILSFSVTQSNMLPDPTATYVPLSTVQNWYTNFERRLTQNPNFWKT; this is translated from the exons ATGTTTGGTGTTATTGTTTCGGGTCGCTTG gtCCAAACTGAGTTTCAACCCATAAGCCATAGTCAATTTTTAACTACTATACCTGATGCAGATAACATAAATCATGTAGTAGTGTTTTTAACTGGAATTAGCCCTTTTCCTGAAGGAACAGCTGGACAAG TTTACTTCAGCTGGCCGGATCCAAATGCTCCACCAAATTGGCAAGTCTTAGGGCACATATCAAATACAAAGCCATCAGCAATatttaaaatttcgactttGAAAAAACTACATGAAATGAATAGCTTTTCTAACACTATGTTTGGTCAAAGTAATATTTGTCATAATGCCCAAATAGGAATTTCAATAG AGCCTCTAATGAATATAACTGAAGTTCCTTCTCCAAGTGGACCTGCAAATAATATAACATTTGCTCAGAAAATGTTGGAGAATTTCATGAACTACATTTTGAGCTTTTCAGTAACACAAAGCAATATGCTACCTGATCCAACTGCTACGTATGTCCCTCTATCAACTGTACAAAATTGGTatacaaattttgaaagaaGGTTAACACAAAACCCTAACTTTTGGAAAACATAG
- the LOC123674832 gene encoding NAD(P)H-hydrate epimerase encodes MNISTIHKRLISSGKNMVKYLKQQEAIDIDNALFNEYKFSVDQLMELAGLSCASAIAKCFPIKELNNRSLLICVGPGNNGGDGLVCARHMKLFGYNSEVYYPKRVDKPLYNNLLHQCISMNIPVLDKLPDNNELEKYDLLVDALFGFSFKPPVRPEFVPVIEVLKKSKVPVASIDIPSGWDIEMGEPNEGGIKPELLISLTAPKLCAQKFKGKYHYLGGRFVPPKLARAYDLSLPEYPGTECCVQLEK; translated from the exons ATGAACATTTCAACAATACACAAGAGACTGATCTCTTCTGGCAAGAATATGGTGAAATATCTCAAACAACAAGAAGCAATAGACATAGATAATGCACTTTTCAATGAATATAAGTTCTCAGTTGATCAGCTAATGGAATTAGCTGGTTTGAGTTGTGCATCTGCAATCGCAAAGTGTTTCCCAATTAAAGAACTCAATAACAGGTCACTCTTGATTTGTGTTGGTCCTGGAAATAATGGAGGAGATGGACTTGTATGTGCTAGACACATGAAATTATTCGGATATAACTCCGAGGTATATTATCCTAAAAGAGTAGATAAGCCATTGTACAACAACTTGTTACATCAATGTATTTCAATGAACATCCCTGTTCTTGATAAACTACCtgataataatgaattagaAAAGTATGATTTATTGGTAGATGCATTATTTGGATTCAGTTTCAAACCACCTGTGAGGCCTGAATTTGTACCTGTGATAGaagttttgaagaaatccaAGGTACCTGTAGCAAG caTAGATATTCCCAGTGGTTGGGATATAGAAATGGGAGAACCTAATGAAGGGGGCATAAAACCAGAACTTCTTATTTCACTAACTGCTCCAAAACTGTGTGCACAAAAATTCAAAGGAAAATATCATTACCTTGGAGGTCGATTTGTACCCCCAAAGTTGGCCAGAGCATATGATCTTTCCCTACCGGAATATCCTGGAACAGAATGTTGTGTACAGTTGGAAAAGTGA
- the LOC123674834 gene encoding uncharacterized protein LOC123674834 encodes MANFQDVSYYLQRIRQPLADYQEQKGLPREEIYSFLSLLTTLCQHSYNAFVVIFAMLYNLSPMMDSVLCILRFLLDRMIEISQTSNLHERTHKLVIFVGQLSVLSAVGFMIYTLIIYPIVNLIGAIALCTWGWINPHIA; translated from the exons ATGGCTAATTTTCAGGATGTTTCTTACTACTTACAAAGAATTCGCCAACCTTTAGCAGATTACCAAGAACAAAAAGGATTACCAAGAGAAGA AATATACAGTTTCCTGAGTTTGCTCACAACATTATGTCAGCATTCTTACAACGCCTTTGTTGTAATTTTCGCTATGTTGTACAATCTTTCACCAATGATGGATTCTGTCCTGTGTATTCTGCGATTTCTACTAGACAGGATGATAGAAATCAGCCAAACCTCAAATTTACATGAGAGGACTCACAAACTAGTGATTTTTGTTGGTCAACTATCTGTATTGTCAGCAGTAGGTTTCATGATATACAcattaattatttatccaatAGTCAACCTTATTGGTGCTATAGCTCTTTGTACTTGGGGTTGGATCAATCCACATATTGCTTGA
- the LOC123676386 gene encoding uncharacterized protein LOC123676386, translating to MDNIERACNFYKFGWFIIMFINFMFGISGMTVCSLKLKYAENTEMRNGFFKISMIFASSNLMLSIFLLIAIIKNSNKYAFVYAFLSFVNLFTAVIYIESSTTANSTFITIFTVFASLWLLWFLIYGAYQFFINNTLDNDSATITPTGVSV from the exons ATGGATAATATCGAAAGAGCCTGCAATTTCTACAAGTTCGGTTGGTTCATAATCATGTTCATCAATTTC atgttTGGCATATCTGGCATGACCGTTTGCAGTTTGAAACTGAAGTACGCAGAAAACACCGAGATGAGAAATGGTTTCTTCAAAATATCGATGATATTCGCGTCTAGCAACCTAATGCTCAGTATTTTTTTACTGATAGCGATTATAAAG aatagCAATAAATACGCGTTTGTATACGCTTTCCTGAGTTTTGTCAACCTATTCACTGCGGTAATATACATTGAAAGTAGTACAACAGCCAATTCCACATTCATTACAATCTTCACCGTTTTTG CTTCACTTTGGCTCCTGTGGTTTCTAATCTACGGGGCGtatcaatttttcatcaataatacATTAGACAATGATTCTGCTACCATTACCCCTACAGGAGTTAGTGTGTGA
- the LOC123675683 gene encoding uncharacterized protein LOC123675683 produces the protein MDEDGKFCYTLKARWLTMMFIDLIFGISGVVMCSLKLNSPHDSYSRSFLRVALILTFVLILFGVVISIALYKENHRCALLFSMLSLTTISTTTIYSEASTSASSNFLILFSLFAVFFIGWFILYSYLQILVLEKNTDNSSLGIPVTPV, from the exons ATGGATGAAGATGGAAAATTCTGCTATACGCTCAAAGCAAGATGGTTAACAATGATGTTCATAGATCtt atttttggtATATCGGGAGTTGTTATGTGCAGTTTGAAGTTGAATAGTCCCCACGATAGTTACTCAAGGAGTTTTTTGAGGGTTGCTCTTATACTCACCTTTGTGCTGATACTTTTTGGAGTGGTGATCTCGATTGCTCTGTACAAG GAAAACCATAGATGTGCTTTACTTTTTTCTATGTTGAGTTTGACAACAATCTCTACTACAACCATCTACTCAGAAGCCAGTACATCAGCTAGCTCAAACTTTTTGATCCTCTTCTCACTATTTG CTGTCTTCTTCATTGGATGGTTCATACTTTACAGCTATCTTCAAATATTGGTTTTAGAGAAAAATACCGACAATTCTTCTTTGGGTATACCAGTAACACCAGTCTGA